The following coding sequences lie in one Caldilineales bacterium genomic window:
- a CDS encoding HNH endonuclease translates to MAGTAIPSSLRDWVRRRADYRCEYCQSSEWLTGQRGHIDHIVPESRGGETTADNLCLACAACNSAKLDRVEAIDPESGMMTPLFSPRRQNWEEHFAWDKSEVQIVGLSPCGRATVAALKLNRPLVIAARAVWVSVGRHPPAK, encoded by the coding sequence ATGGCGGGAACAGCCATCCCATCATCACTCCGTGATTGGGTGCGGCGACGCGCTGACTATCGTTGCGAATACTGCCAATCCTCCGAATGGCTGACCGGCCAACGCGGTCATATCGATCACATCGTACCCGAGTCCCGAGGTGGTGAAACGACGGCCGACAACCTGTGCCTGGCTTGTGCAGCCTGCAATAGTGCGAAGCTCGATCGAGTTGAGGCCATCGATCCAGAGTCGGGGATGATGACGCCACTATTCAGCCCGCGGCGCCAAAATTGGGAAGAACACTTTGCCTGGGACAAATCTGAAGTCCAAATCGTTGGTCTTTCCCCATGCGGAAGGGCAACCGTGGCGGCACTCAAGCTTAACCGGCCGCTGGTAATTGCGGCGCGTGCAGTCTGGGTGAGCGTCGGCCGGCACCCTCCTGCCAAGTAG
- a CDS encoding 3-hydroxyacyl-CoA dehydrogenase — translation MKMNPNLLSILIAGGASGLGEATARALVAAGANIVILDLNAERGQILAQELGPRARFAPGSVSDEGAVQAAIDLARTEFGALTAAVNCAGIATPGRVLVRSGPLPLAEFRKVVEINLIGTFNVLRLAAAAMQANEPDENGQRGVIVNTASIAAFDGQVGQAAYAASKGGVVGLTLSAARDLAQWGIRVVTIAPGLFDTPLLAGLPEAARQSLGAQVPFPSRLGRPSEYAALVKHILANPMLNGEVIRLDGALRMAPR, via the coding sequence ATAAAAATGAACCCGAATCTTCTCTCGATCCTCATCGCCGGCGGCGCCTCTGGCCTCGGCGAAGCCACCGCCAGGGCGCTGGTCGCGGCCGGCGCCAACATCGTCATTCTTGATCTAAACGCCGAGCGCGGTCAAATCCTGGCCCAGGAACTCGGCCCCCGCGCCCGCTTCGCCCCCGGCAGCGTCAGCGACGAGGGCGCGGTGCAGGCTGCCATCGACCTCGCGCGAACGGAGTTTGGGGCGCTGACTGCGGCGGTGAACTGCGCCGGCATCGCCACGCCGGGCCGGGTGCTGGTCCGGTCGGGGCCGCTGCCGCTGGCCGAGTTCCGCAAGGTGGTCGAGATCAACCTGATCGGCACCTTCAATGTGCTGCGGCTGGCGGCGGCGGCCATGCAGGCCAACGAGCCAGACGAGAACGGCCAGCGCGGGGTCATCGTCAACACGGCCTCGATTGCCGCCTTCGATGGCCAGGTCGGGCAGGCCGCCTATGCCGCCTCGAAGGGCGGCGTGGTGGGGCTGACGCTATCGGCGGCGCGCGATCTGGCGCAGTGGGGCATTCGCGTGGTCACGATTGCGCCGGGGCTGTTCGATACGCCGCTGCTGGCCGGGCTTCCGGAGGCGGCGCGGCAGTCGTTGGGCGCGCAGGTTCCCTTCCCCTCGCGGCTCGGTCGCCCCAGCGAATACGCCGCCCTGGTGAAGCACATCCTCGCCAACCCCATGCTCAACGGCGAGGTCATCCGCCTGGATGGCGCCCTGAGAATGGCCCCGCGCTGA
- a CDS encoding aldehyde ferredoxin oxidoreductase family protein — MTVGGTWGKFLHIDLSSGRQWVETPPDELYLKLVGGRALVAYLLLRDLPAHSDPLGPDNLLIFAPGILQGSNLPGSGRHGVGAKSPLTGAIASGEAGGWWGHEFKRAGFDALIVHGQSQSPVYLWIRDGEVEIRPAEHLWGQDTADVEGAIRAELADDRVRVAQCGLAGENLVLFANIMHDINRAAGRGGLGAVMGSKRLKAVAVRGTMNLPVAARRRVSPVAKWLGDNYETLAAWAVKIGTVQGVRNWGRVGALPTLNFRQPMFEERDRITGQLMHETILLERDTCQVCPINCKQVVEYHGQTIDNPYLRPDFFGKLTIDKAYGGPEYETLAGFGSVCGIDDLLAIAKANELCSRWGMDTISLSLTIAFVIECVEKGLLEAEQTGGFLPAWGDAAAMLEAVEMTAHRRGFGDKMALGSKRLAQWIGNGAEALAVEVKGQELPMHEPRLKQALGVGYATAPVGADHQMNMHDTAFTKPGTELERVAEVEEIPPLALTDLGPQKMRLFYHEVNWRHALDCAVICHFHPYRYSHLAEALSGVSGYEYDIHEVLRVGERAQTLSRLFNLRQGFSAEDDRLPRRVMQAFAEGPLAGVEINEDAFLNARQTWYELMGWTPAGEPTPERLDALGLSSLFLIREGREGREEGEEGEKDSEGEGR, encoded by the coding sequence ATGACAGTTGGCGGAACCTGGGGAAAATTCCTGCACATCGATCTGAGTAGCGGGCGGCAGTGGGTCGAGACGCCGCCGGACGAGCTTTATCTCAAGCTGGTGGGGGGGAGGGCGCTGGTCGCCTATCTGCTCTTGCGCGACCTGCCCGCGCACAGCGACCCGCTCGGCCCCGACAACCTGCTCATCTTCGCCCCTGGCATCCTGCAAGGCTCCAACCTGCCGGGCAGCGGGCGGCATGGCGTGGGCGCCAAAAGCCCGCTCACCGGCGCCATCGCCAGCGGCGAGGCCGGGGGCTGGTGGGGCCATGAGTTCAAGCGGGCGGGGTTCGATGCCCTTATCGTCCACGGCCAGAGCCAAAGCCCGGTCTATCTGTGGATTCGGGATGGCGAGGTCGAAATCCGGCCGGCGGAGCATCTCTGGGGCCAGGATACCGCCGACGTCGAGGGCGCGATCCGGGCCGAGCTGGCCGACGATCGAGTGCGGGTGGCGCAGTGCGGCCTGGCCGGCGAAAACCTGGTGCTGTTCGCCAACATCATGCACGACATCAACCGGGCGGCCGGGCGCGGGGGATTGGGCGCCGTCATGGGCAGCAAGCGGCTGAAGGCAGTGGCCGTGCGCGGGACGATGAACCTGCCGGTGGCGGCGCGCAGGCGCGTCAGCCCGGTGGCCAAATGGCTGGGCGACAACTACGAGACCCTGGCCGCCTGGGCGGTGAAGATCGGCACCGTGCAAGGCGTGCGCAACTGGGGCCGGGTGGGGGCCTTGCCCACGCTCAATTTCCGCCAGCCGATGTTCGAGGAGCGCGACCGCATTACCGGCCAACTGATGCACGAGACCATCCTCCTGGAGCGCGACACCTGCCAGGTCTGCCCGATCAACTGCAAACAGGTGGTGGAATACCACGGCCAGACCATCGACAACCCCTACCTGCGCCCCGACTTCTTTGGCAAACTCACCATCGACAAGGCCTACGGCGGCCCAGAGTACGAGACCCTGGCCGGGTTTGGCAGCGTCTGTGGCATCGACGACCTGCTCGCCATCGCCAAAGCCAATGAACTGTGCTCGCGCTGGGGGATGGACACGATCAGCCTCAGCCTCACCATCGCCTTTGTGATCGAGTGCGTGGAAAAGGGGCTGCTGGAGGCCGAGCAGACCGGCGGCTTCTTGCCCGCCTGGGGCGATGCCGCCGCCATGCTGGAGGCGGTGGAAATGACGGCCCATCGCCGCGGTTTCGGCGACAAGATGGCGTTAGGCAGCAAGCGGCTGGCGCAGTGGATCGGCAATGGCGCCGAGGCCTTGGCGGTAGAGGTCAAGGGCCAGGAGCTGCCGATGCACGAGCCGCGGCTGAAGCAGGCCCTGGGGGTGGGCTACGCCACGGCGCCAGTGGGGGCCGACCACCAGATGAATATGCACGACACCGCCTTTACCAAACCGGGAACGGAATTGGAGCGGGTGGCCGAGGTGGAGGAGATCCCGCCCCTGGCCCTGACCGACCTCGGCCCGCAGAAGATGCGGTTGTTTTATCACGAGGTCAACTGGCGCCATGCCCTCGATTGCGCCGTCATCTGCCACTTTCACCCCTATCGCTACAGCCACCTCGCCGAGGCGCTCAGCGGCGTCAGCGGCTACGAGTACGATATTCACGAAGTCTTGCGGGTGGGCGAGCGCGCCCAAACCCTCTCCCGGCTGTTCAACCTGCGCCAGGGCTTTAGCGCCGAGGATGACCGCCTGCCCCGGCGGGTGATGCAAGCCTTTGCGGAGGGGCCGCTGGCCGGGGTGGAGATCAACGAAGATGCTTTTCTGAACGCCCGCCAGACCTGGTACGAGTTGATGGGCTGGACGCCCGCCGGCGAACCGACGCCCGAACGCCTCGATGCGCTTGGCCTGAGTTCGTTGTTTTTGATCCGCGAAGGGCGCGAAGGGCGCGAAGAAGGGGAAGAAGGGGAAAAAGACAGCGAAGGTGAAGGAAGGTAG
- a CDS encoding MoaD/ThiS family protein, protein MITIQAAGSLKERIPADLTVPTARTVGEAVAQLPIPPDVGLVMMINGRLAHWNSELNDGDVLRLAPVVGGG, encoded by the coding sequence ATGATCACCATCCAAGCCGCCGGTTCGCTCAAAGAACGCATCCCTGCCGACCTCACCGTGCCCACTGCGCGCACCGTGGGCGAGGCCGTAGCGCAACTGCCCATCCCGCCCGACGTGGGCCTGGTGATGATGATCAACGGCCGCCTGGCGCACTGGAACAGCGAACTGAACGACGGCGATGTGCTGCGCCTGGCGCCGGTGGTGGGGGGAGGATGA
- a CDS encoding HNH endonuclease gives MRLQIDHIIPEARGGMTVIENLCLACISCNRAKAASVAAIDPISGHSVLLFDPRRQTWHEHFRWSEDGTEIVGRTACGRATVMALQMNNERLVGARSLWVQAGWWPPDS, from the coding sequence TTGCGTTTACAGATCGATCACATCATCCCAGAGGCGCGCGGTGGAATGACGGTGATAGAGAACCTGTGCCTTGCGTGCATTTCCTGCAATCGGGCGAAAGCCGCCTCCGTAGCCGCCATCGATCCTATCAGTGGCCATTCCGTTCTTCTCTTCGATCCGCGGCGTCAGACTTGGCACGAGCATTTTCGATGGAGTGAAGACGGGACGGAGATTGTCGGTCGCACCGCATGCGGCAGGGCGACGGTTATGGCCCTGCAAATGAACAATGAGCGACTTGTTGGCGCTCGTTCGCTGTGGGTGCAGGCTGGCTGGTGGCCACCTGACTCTTGA
- a CDS encoding dodecin family protein produces the protein MSSQVAKVIELIGTSEVSWEDAAARAVKAASRSLHGISGIEVRDMTAKVEDGKIVSYRTAVKIVFAVDV, from the coding sequence ATGTCATCTCAGGTCGCCAAGGTCATCGAATTGATCGGGACATCAGAAGTCAGTTGGGAGGACGCCGCCGCCCGTGCGGTCAAGGCCGCCTCGCGCAGTCTGCACGGCATCAGCGGCATCGAAGTCCGTGATATGACCGCCAAGGTCGAAGACGGGAAGATCGTCTCCTACCGGACGGCGGTCAAAATCGTATTTGCGGTTGATGTTTGA
- a CDS encoding S9 family peptidase gives MHPDIPLAEKYERNGWPSLARPDLKPPAGWSLPLAVGVDRVRNHALSPDGSTIAFIWDRGDLSDVYTLPAAGGWPQRLSFDRAPVAYWDDEIPQWSPDGRRLAFTLAGHVHIADGPDGLPRKISDFAAAASSPVWMPDGHGLIVTVTRHDADQLLLTDRDGGWPRALTADPAADHWDAQPSPDGRRLAFVRRPFDDLNRHDIRLIDLATGAEHEVIGRAKERNWGPRWSPDGSRIAFISQRGGGFDEIWLVANDGTGLHQLTRLGHDCADLAWSPDGRRLACTVNRAAAFDLAVVDAETGEARFLAAGDGYHQRPRWSPDGSFITFEHESPLQPPDLYRLEMATGAVTPLTFSFPPALAAHRLVMPERVSFRSFDGLDIPGFLFRPAHPNGAALVHPHGGPSSLYACEWDPLVQYLAAKGYTILAPNYRGSTGYGLAFEHANYGDWGGGDAQDCLFAARYLAHLPGLDPARLAIFGGSYGGYLTACCLSRDPDYLFACGISKYGDANLVSSWAQCNRHLRLYTEIFLGHPAANRAAYLAGSPVHQVENVCKPVLILHGLEDDVVPPEASEEWVDALRRAGKTFEYKTYAHEPHGFLLRKTQLDAYARCERFLDWHLLP, from the coding sequence ATGCACCCCGACATCCCCCTCGCCGAAAAGTACGAACGCAACGGCTGGCCGTCGCTGGCCCGGCCCGACCTCAAACCGCCCGCCGGCTGGAGCCTGCCCCTGGCGGTGGGCGTCGACCGGGTGCGCAACCATGCCCTCTCGCCCGACGGCTCGACCATCGCCTTCATCTGGGATCGGGGCGATCTCTCGGATGTCTACACCCTTCCGGCCGCAGGCGGCTGGCCCCAACGCCTCTCCTTCGACCGGGCGCCGGTGGCCTATTGGGATGACGAAATCCCGCAGTGGTCGCCCGATGGCCGCCGGCTGGCCTTCACCCTGGCCGGGCACGTTCACATCGCCGACGGCCCAGACGGGCTGCCGCGCAAGATCAGCGATTTCGCCGCCGCCGCCTCCTCGCCCGTGTGGATGCCCGATGGCCACGGCCTCATCGTCACCGTCACCCGGCATGACGCCGACCAGCTGCTGCTGACCGACCGCGACGGCGGCTGGCCGCGCGCCCTCACCGCCGACCCGGCCGCCGACCATTGGGACGCCCAGCCCTCGCCCGATGGCCGCCGCCTGGCCTTTGTCCGCCGCCCCTTCGACGACCTCAACCGCCACGACATCCGCCTCATCGACCTGGCGACGGGCGCAGAGCACGAGGTGATCGGGCGGGCAAAGGAGCGGAACTGGGGGCCGCGCTGGTCGCCCGATGGCAGCCGCATCGCCTTCATCTCGCAGCGAGGGGGCGGTTTCGACGAGATCTGGCTCGTCGCCAATGATGGGACAGGGCTGCACCAACTCACCCGGTTGGGCCATGACTGCGCCGACCTCGCCTGGTCGCCTGATGGCCGCCGCCTCGCCTGTACGGTCAACCGGGCTGCGGCTTTCGACCTGGCCGTGGTTGACGCCGAAACCGGCGAGGCGCGCTTCCTTGCTGCCGGTGATGGCTACCACCAACGGCCGCGCTGGTCGCCCGATGGCAGTTTCATCACCTTCGAGCACGAAAGCCCCCTCCAGCCGCCCGACCTCTACCGCCTGGAGATGGCAACGGGCGCCGTGACCCCACTGACCTTCTCCTTCCCGCCGGCTCTGGCCGCCCACCGGCTGGTCATGCCCGAACGGGTCAGCTTTCGCAGCTTCGATGGCCTGGACATCCCCGGCTTCCTTTTCCGCCCGGCCCACCCCAACGGCGCCGCCCTGGTGCACCCGCATGGCGGGCCGTCTTCGCTCTACGCCTGCGAGTGGGATCCGCTGGTTCAGTACCTGGCGGCTAAGGGCTACACCATCCTGGCCCCCAACTATCGCGGCAGCACCGGCTATGGCCTGGCCTTCGAGCACGCTAACTACGGCGATTGGGGCGGAGGCGACGCCCAGGACTGCCTGTTTGCGGCCCGCTACCTGGCCCATCTGCCCGGCCTCGACCCGGCCCGCCTCGCCATCTTCGGCGGCAGCTATGGCGGCTACCTGACTGCCTGCTGCCTCTCCCGCGACCCCGACTATCTCTTTGCCTGCGGCATCAGCAAATACGGCGATGCCAACCTGGTCAGTTCGTGGGCGCAGTGCAACCGCCACCTGCGGCTGTACACCGAGATCTTCCTCGGCCATCCGGCTGCCAACCGCGCGGCCTATCTCGCTGGTTCGCCGGTGCACCAGGTCGAGAACGTGTGCAAGCCGGTCCTCATCCTGCACGGGCTTGAGGACGATGTGGTGCCGCCGGAGGCGTCGGAAGAGTGGGTGGACGCCTTGCGCCGGGCCGGCAAGACCTTCGAGTACAAGACCTACGCCCACGAACCGCACGGTTTCTTGCTCCGAAAGACGCAACTCGATGCCTATGCGCGCTGCGAACGGTTTTTGGATTGGCATCTGTTGCCGTGA
- a CDS encoding carboxypeptidase M32 yields MTPQQAYDELFTISKEITTLHSLGSVIAWDRETYMPSKGAQLRAEQSAYLSGRSHRLLIDPRFGELLAEAETGAFDPESAETVNLREWRHDYDRAVKVPAELVEEISRTSVLAQSAWTEARRKSEFALFQPLLSKHIDLARQVADAIGYTASPYDALLDEYEPGMTTAEVTRLFSALRDGLVPLVHAILGSSRRPQTDILHREFPLDRQKLFGETAAAAFGYDLLGGRLDTVTHPFCIGIGPGDVRITTRYTLNFFNESFFGILHEAGHGLYEQNLPAEAFGGPLGDACSMGIHESQSRLWENFVGRSRPYWRHFFPRARQTYPAALGDVSLDDFYFAVNAVSPSYIRVEADEVTYNLHIMLRFEIEQAIISGDLPVADIPGVWNETFERYLGIPVPDDAQGCLQDVHWSFGGFGYFPTYALGNLYAAQIFASAHAALPDLDDHFGAGDFAPLLAWLKTAIYQHGRRYRSPDLLRRITGQAPSHEPLLAYLRAKFGELYGLD; encoded by the coding sequence ATGACCCCACAACAAGCCTACGACGAACTTTTCACCATCTCCAAAGAGATCACCACCCTCCACAGCCTCGGCAGCGTCATCGCTTGGGACCGTGAAACCTACATGCCCAGCAAGGGCGCCCAACTGCGGGCCGAGCAGAGCGCCTACCTCAGTGGTCGCAGCCACCGTCTGCTCATCGACCCGCGCTTTGGCGAGTTGCTGGCCGAAGCCGAAACGGGCGCCTTCGACCCGGAAAGCGCCGAAACCGTGAACCTGCGCGAATGGCGGCACGATTACGACCGGGCGGTGAAAGTCCCCGCCGAGCTGGTCGAAGAGATCAGCCGCACCTCGGTGCTGGCCCAAAGCGCCTGGACCGAAGCCCGCCGTAAGTCCGAATTCGCCCTCTTTCAGCCCCTGCTCAGCAAACACATCGACCTGGCGCGACAAGTGGCCGATGCCATCGGCTACACCGCCAGCCCCTACGACGCCTTGCTGGACGAATACGAACCAGGCATGACCACGGCCGAGGTCACGCGCCTGTTCTCGGCCCTGCGCGATGGTCTCGTCCCCCTCGTCCATGCCATCCTCGGCTCCTCTCGCCGCCCCCAGACCGACATCCTCCACCGCGAATTCCCGCTCGACCGCCAGAAACTGTTCGGCGAGACGGCGGCGGCGGCCTTCGGCTATGACCTGCTGGGCGGGCGGCTGGACACCGTCACCCACCCCTTCTGCATCGGCATCGGCCCCGGCGACGTCCGCATCACCACTCGCTACACCCTGAATTTCTTCAACGAATCCTTCTTCGGCATCCTGCACGAAGCCGGCCACGGCCTCTACGAGCAGAACCTGCCGGCCGAGGCGTTCGGCGGGCCGTTGGGCGACGCCTGTAGCATGGGCATCCACGAATCGCAGTCACGATTGTGGGAGAACTTCGTCGGCCGCAGCCGCCCCTACTGGCGCCATTTCTTCCCCCGCGCCCGGCAGACCTACCCCGCCGCCCTGGGCGATGTCTCACTCGACGACTTCTACTTTGCCGTCAACGCCGTCAGCCCCTCGTACATCCGCGTCGAAGCCGACGAAGTGACCTACAACCTCCACATCATGCTGCGCTTCGAGATCGAACAGGCGATCATTAGCGGCGACCTGCCTGTGGCCGACATCCCTGGCGTCTGGAACGAGACCTTCGAGCGTTACCTGGGCATCCCCGTGCCCGACGACGCCCAGGGCTGCCTGCAAGATGTGCACTGGTCGTTCGGCGGCTTCGGCTACTTCCCCACCTATGCCCTGGGCAACCTCTATGCCGCCCAGATCTTCGCCTCCGCCCACGCCGCCCTGCCCGACCTGGACGATCACTTCGGCGCCGGCGACTTCGCGCCCCTGCTGGCATGGCTGAAGACGGCCATCTACCAACACGGCCGGCGCTATCGCTCGCCCGACCTGCTGCGCCGCATCACCGGCCAGGCCCCCAGCCACGAGCCGCTGTTGGCCTATCTGAGGGCCAAGTTCGGCGAGTTGTACGGCCTGGACTGA
- a CDS encoding DNA polymerase III subunit alpha: MPPAPHLHVHSHFTLLGATPSVEQLAARAAAEGLSHLALTDANALYGAVSFARACQSAGIQPLTGMAVAVQPPSGLQTAALAEPDLLVLLAAGPEGYRSLCRLSSLLQGRPDRAQAAARGLEWEALAAGRQGLLCLAGGRRSHLERLLRQDDAVAAARYLSHLAGLFEEDAYLALELHRPEDETIARAVEQLGERFGLATVAVQPVYCLERAHQPRLRLLAAIDHNCRLDAVPAAALPDGGDPAIDLHWLSPGEMAARFAAFPAALAQTHTLAQRCRPALPDGRPIWPALNLPDDRTPAAALADLATSGLAQRYPPEPSPDARARLATELEAIDRHGFSPLFLVVADLVRFARSRDIPVSTRGSVANSLAAYCAGITTVDPIVHDLLFERFLSPARSSPPDIDLDFCSRRRDEVLDYVRQTYGEDRVALVATISTMKPRSALRETAKAYGLDETAIDHLLALAPAGWHPDPRRRTSLDLAPFLAKVDDPRLRLAATDAWTLLDQPHHLSVHPGAIVIAPGPITDFAPVQWSPKGFLITQFDHIDVEAIGLPKIDLLGIRALTVLADAASLVRRHYDPGFRVETIPLADPATARLLAQADTIGVFQCESTGARRTLRQLRAATVADLAVANAFFKPGPATGGMARAFVRRYRGEEAVSFLHPSLAPILGPTRGVLLFQEQILRLARQIAGLSWEQADHLRRGMSKFQAQEMAAMRADFIAGCQRQGGPGLSMPQAATLWEQVAAFAGYGFNQGHATAYADVSYRSAYLKAHWPAAFLCARLADWGGFHHPAIYCAEAMRLGLAVRPPHINHSGIAFVLDPGAGDRADILWMGLGQVRDLRRRSLRALLAERRRRPFASLRDLLDRTPLQTKEATHLIQCGALDGLGASRAALLAELGGMAGNTRQLSFDFVQSQATPDTAVERLAWERRILGWPVSVTPLDLVADRLVVEASLSELPAHPGRRLRAAGFRLPGWTGGKGFWLGDGRSYHVAIPAAGLTPPRSWEAVLVQGRWLSDEWGMGWLQIEEMASPT, translated from the coding sequence TTGCCACCTGCCCCCCACCTCCACGTCCACTCCCACTTCACCCTGCTCGGCGCCACACCGTCGGTCGAGCAGCTGGCCGCGCGGGCAGCCGCCGAGGGCCTGAGCCACCTGGCTCTGACCGACGCCAACGCCCTCTACGGCGCCGTCAGCTTCGCCCGCGCCTGCCAGTCGGCCGGCATCCAGCCGCTCACGGGGATGGCCGTGGCCGTGCAGCCACCGTCGGGCCTGCAAACCGCCGCCCTTGCCGAGCCTGACCTGCTGGTGCTGCTGGCTGCCGGCCCCGAAGGCTATCGCTCGCTCTGCCGGCTGTCCTCGCTGCTGCAAGGCCGGCCCGACCGCGCCCAGGCTGCGGCCCGCGGGCTGGAGTGGGAGGCGCTGGCCGCGGGCCGGCAGGGGCTGCTGTGTCTGGCCGGCGGGCGGCGCAGCCACCTGGAACGCCTCCTGCGGCAGGATGACGCCGTCGCCGCCGCCCGTTATCTCAGCCATCTGGCCGGGCTATTCGAAGAAGATGCCTACCTGGCCCTGGAACTCCATCGCCCCGAAGACGAAACCATCGCCCGCGCCGTCGAGCAACTGGGCGAGCGCTTCGGCCTGGCGACGGTGGCCGTGCAACCGGTCTACTGCCTGGAACGCGCCCACCAGCCCCGGCTGCGGCTGCTGGCGGCCATCGACCACAACTGCCGTCTCGATGCCGTCCCTGCCGCTGCCCTACCCGACGGCGGCGACCCTGCCATCGACCTGCACTGGCTCTCGCCCGGCGAGATGGCCGCCCGCTTTGCCGCCTTCCCCGCTGCCCTGGCCCAGACCCATACGCTGGCGCAGCGATGCCGCCCGGCCCTCCCCGACGGTCGCCCCATCTGGCCGGCCCTGAACCTGCCCGATGACCGAACCCCTGCCGCCGCCCTGGCCGATCTAGCCACCTCGGGCCTGGCCCAACGCTACCCGCCCGAACCCTCGCCCGACGCCCGCGCCCGGCTCGCCACCGAACTGGAGGCCATCGACCGGCACGGCTTCTCGCCCCTCTTCCTGGTCGTGGCCGACCTCGTCCGCTTTGCCCGCAGTCGCGACATCCCTGTCAGCACCCGCGGCAGCGTGGCCAACTCGCTCGCCGCCTACTGCGCCGGCATCACTACCGTCGATCCCATCGTCCACGACCTGCTGTTCGAGCGTTTTCTCAGCCCGGCCCGCAGCAGCCCGCCCGATATCGACCTCGACTTCTGCAGCCGCCGCCGCGACGAAGTGCTGGACTACGTGCGCCAGACCTACGGCGAAGACCGCGTCGCCCTGGTCGCCACCATCAGCACCATGAAGCCGCGTTCGGCCCTGCGCGAGACGGCCAAAGCCTACGGCCTGGACGAGACCGCCATCGATCACCTGCTGGCCCTGGCCCCCGCCGGCTGGCATCCCGACCCCCGCCGCCGCACCAGCCTCGACCTGGCTCCCTTCCTGGCCAAAGTGGACGATCCCCGCCTGCGCCTGGCCGCCACCGACGCCTGGACCTTGCTCGACCAGCCCCATCATCTCAGCGTCCACCCCGGCGCCATTGTCATCGCCCCCGGCCCCATCACCGACTTCGCCCCCGTGCAGTGGTCGCCCAAAGGCTTCCTGATCACCCAGTTCGACCACATCGATGTCGAAGCCATCGGCCTGCCCAAGATCGACCTCCTCGGCATCCGCGCCCTCACCGTCCTGGCCGACGCCGCCTCCCTCGTCCGTCGCCACTATGACCCAGGCTTCCGCGTCGAGACCATCCCCCTCGCCGACCCCGCCACCGCCCGCCTGCTGGCCCAGGCCGACACCATCGGCGTCTTCCAGTGCGAATCGACCGGCGCCCGCCGCACCCTGCGCCAACTCCGGGCCGCCACCGTCGCCGATCTGGCCGTGGCCAATGCCTTCTTCAAGCCCGGCCCTGCCACCGGCGGCATGGCCCGCGCCTTCGTCCGCCGCTACCGGGGCGAGGAAGCGGTCAGCTTCCTTCATCCCAGCCTGGCCCCCATCCTCGGCCCCACCCGCGGCGTCCTCCTCTTCCAGGAGCAGATTCTGCGGCTGGCGCGGCAGATCGCCGGGCTGAGCTGGGAGCAGGCCGACCATTTGCGCCGGGGCATGAGCAAATTCCAGGCCCAGGAGATGGCGGCCATGCGCGCGGACTTCATCGCCGGCTGCCAGCGCCAGGGCGGCCCCGGCCTCTCGATGCCGCAGGCCGCCACCCTGTGGGAGCAAGTGGCCGCCTTCGCCGGTTACGGCTTCAACCAGGGCCATGCCACCGCCTATGCCGATGTCAGCTACCGATCCGCCTACCTCAAAGCTCATTGGCCGGCGGCCTTCCTCTGCGCCCGGCTAGCCGATTGGGGCGGCTTCCACCACCCCGCCATCTACTGCGCCGAGGCCATGCGCCTGGGCCTCGCCGTGCGCCCACCGCACATCAACCACAGCGGCATCGCCTTCGTTCTCGACCCCGGCGCTGGCGACCGGGCCGACATCCTCTGGATGGGGCTGGGCCAGGTGCGTGATTTGCGCCGCCGCTCCCTGCGCGCCCTCCTCGCCGAACGCCGGCGTCGCCCCTTCGCTAGCCTGCGCGACCTCCTCGACCGCACGCCCTTGCAGACCAAAGAGGCCACCCACCTCATCCAATGCGGCGCCCTCGACGGCCTGGGCGCCAGCCGGGCGGCGCTGCTGGCCGAGTTGGGCGGGATGGCCGGCAACACCCGCCAACTCAGCTTCGATTTCGTCCAATCCCAGGCCACGCCCGACACTGCCGTCGAGCGCCTGGCCTGGGAGCGCCGGATCCTGGGTTGGCCGGTCAGCGTCACGCCGCTCGATCTGGTTGCCGACCGCCTGGTCGTGGAGGCTTCGCTCTCCGAGCTGCCAGCTCATCCCGGCCGGCGGTTGCGGGCGGCAGGCTTCCGGCTGCCCGGCTGGACGGGCGGCAAGGGCTTTTGGCTGGGCGATGGCCGCTCCTACCATGTCGCCATCCCCGCCGCCGGCCTGACCCCGCCGCGCTCGTGGGAGGCGGTCCTCGTCCAGGGCCGCTGGCTGAGTGACGAATGGGGGATGGGCTGGCTCCAGATCGAGGAGATGGCATCGCCCACTTGA